GCACCCGGTTGGATGCCCTTTGTCGTAATCTATAACTTTGGTTAGTTATTATTTTTTTAATCTGGTTTTTCGATGAGGTCTAATTTTTTTGATATTTCCTTGATACGTGCTTTAAGCTTTGGATCAGAACTATTTTTAGCCTCATAATCTTTAAAGTATGTAAGTATTGCGTCTTTATAAGCGTTCATAGATTTTTCATAGCTTAATTTAAGAGCCTCTTGATCGTCAGGATTCATTTCTTTAATAATTTCTGGATTGTATAAATTATTGATTGCTTCGAGGTATGGATTAATGATTTCAGATTGAATCTCTTGTTGCGCCGTTGTTCCAGAGATTAAACGTGTTGCATGCCTTGTTGATAACCAACCTGTATCTATGATGTCGGGTATATTTGCAAGGCTTGGCTCAAGAATAGCTTCTTTAATTTTTTTGGCATTAATTTGGAAATTCATTAATAATTTTTCTGAGTGTACTTTAGCATTTTCTTGAGCTTGTTTAGCACTTTCTTGTGATTGCTTCTCAAATCGTTTTTCCATATCAAGCTTTCTAAGTTCTTCTGCTGTAATACGTTCTTCTGTTGTAATAGATTTTTCTTCTAAATCAGTTTTTTGTTCTTGATCACTATCAGTATTTTGTTCGTGATCATTTGAAAGTGGTCGGGCAATAGAAGCCTTTTGATCAAAGGTAAGTAGTAGTTTTTCTTGATGTTTTAAGGCTTTTGTAATAGCTGAAATTTCTTGAGGATAATCTTTTGTTAAAAATTCATAAGCTTGAGTAATTTGAATAAATTTGTCGCTTCCTTTAAAAATAGTTGTATCAGGATGGTATGCAAGTGCTGCTTGATTATAAGCAATCTTAATTGCTCGAGGAGTTGCTGCTGCGTCAAGGCCTAAAATAGTCAGTGAGTCATTATATTGCTGTTTTAATTCTTGAATGCGAGGAGCAAAGATTTCGGTGTTGGATTTTTGAACTTGGTCATCAACCTTAGTTATAAGCTGCCCTAAGCTTTGCGGTGATAATGGCTTGTCAACCTGACTAACTAAGCCTTCAAGCTTTTGAGTTGCGCTGGCAACCGTTGATACTACTTGACTAGCTGCCTCAGGCTCTTCTGGGATTAATGTTTGTTGCGCTGTTTTTAATTGTTCAGTTACGAAATCTTTTTCAGGTACTGTATTTTTTAAATTATTTATTTGTAAGTCTAGTTCACTTTCAATTGCAGGTATAAGACTTTTATCAAAATGAAAAAAATTGGATGCAATTATATCTTTTGCCTTAGAATCTGCTGAAAGCTCAATGCCAAAATCGTTTATGTAGTATTTTGCAATAGCCTGCGCAAAAGAATCCTCTGAAATTTTGACGGGGTCAGATTTTACATGATCCTGATATTGCTTTGTTAAATCATTTTGAGGATTAAATTTTTCCATGTCGATTATATCAAAATGCGTATTCCATTTTTTAGCATCGGTAAATGTAACGATAACATCAGTTGGTTTTAAAGATCGTTGTAGTTCTTCTGTTATAGTTTCAATTTCTTTTTTGAAGTTTTTTATACGTGCAGCAATAGCTTTATCAGCATCGGCAGTAGGGTTGTCAATTGAAGAGGAAGGATTGTTTCTGATCTCTTGAATAGATTTACGAAGATTTTTTTCTTGAACGTTTAAATACTCGTTAAAAACTTCTTGTTTTTCTTTTGTGCTTAATTTTTTTAAACGTCTTGCGAGTTCTTCATCTTGTGATAAGTCTTCAGGGTTTTCAGATTTATTTTTTAGTATAAGTTTAATATTCGCTTTGTCGCCCCATGTGGTAAGCCAATCTAAAACTTTTTGTCCCAAACGTTTTGATGATGTTGCTTTTACTTGTGTTGGACCTGTGTCTGAAGTTGGCGTTGTACTTTTTGACAAGTCTATTTTTGTGCCGAAGTGCACACGGTCACGTGAAAGAGCTTCTCGTTTTTGGGCTTCTCGATCTAATACTGCTTGCTGGAGAGCTTTTTGTTTTTGTGATTCTTGCTCGATTGCCTCTCGTTTTCGAGCTTCTTCTAGATTTATTCTTGCTGTTTCTTGCTGGAGAGCTTCTCGCTTTTGAGCTTCGATTGCTTCTGTTGTTGCTTTCCTTCTGGCATTATCTGACTCTTGAAATTGACTAAATGAATCCTGTTCATGTATTTCTGTGCGTACCGGCAGTGTTGCAAACAGTGCACAGAGCAGTGTGAAAGCTAGCATTGGTAATGATCGGTTATTTTTGGTATTTTTATTCACTTCGGCCCCTTTTTATCATATTTTTACGCATGTCATTTTTTAATTGTGCCGTAAGGGTATTCTTGCTTGCAAGAGTTTTTGCATGTAAGTGGCATGAAGTCACTGTAAAATACTAAAGGGCACCCGTTTGGATGCCCTTTATCGTAATGTATGACTTGTTTAAAGTTGAAGATTCTTAATTATTTTTTGCTTGATTTTCCTTCTTCTCCCAAAGGTTGCATCGTCCCAAAGTCTACTGCTGAACTAGGTTCTTTTGTTGCTCTTGCGAGCGATACAGGTTTCCCCATGCCTCTTCCTTTAACTACTAGTTTTTGCTGTATCTTATTAGATAATGCTTCAGTAGAATTTTCTACAGCAGTTATTTGTTCTTTTCCTTGCTCAGGTACGGAAATGTTTTCTTCTTCTACTTTTCCTTTAAAATCAAGCAGTAATTGCTCTTGTCCTTGGATAGCATCAACTATTGCTTGAACACTATTTTGATCTTTCAAAATATCGCGAGCATTAGATAATTCTTTAAAAGTGTTTTCTGCTGTTACTCTTTCTTCAACAGATAACTGTATTACCTTTGGTGAATTTGGACTAAGATCAATAGATTTCACTCTAAAGAAACGATCAAGAGCCCGAAGATCATCAAACCTTCCAGTGTATCCTGATTTGATATATGTCTGCTGTGCGTTAGCAATTTCTTGAGCGGATTTTTGTAGCATGGTATTTGATTGCTGCAGGGTAGCTGTTAGATCCTGGATAGATTGAGAACTGTTTTCTGGGCTAAGATTTGCAACTAATTCTTCTGCCTTTGCGAGACGTTCTTGTTCTTGTGCTATTTTTTCTTTAAATTCTTGCATCATTTGTGTTATTTCTTCGTGTTGTGCAAGGGTTTTTGCTTCTCGTAAGTAAGCTTCTTCCTTTGGTAGATCTTGTAGCTCGATAGCGGTTTGTTTTCCTACTTGTTCTTTTAGCGCTAGTTTTGCTTCTTTTGCTATTGCGCTTAGTCGTTCCTGTCTGCTTTTTGGTGCCATTGCCTCTCCTGTTGCTGCCGCTTTTTCTTGTGTTTTTGCGACTTTGAAAAGTTCGTCTAAGTTTGCTGTTCCTGTAGACTTAGCTGATTTTTCTGCTGGTCCAAATATATCATCCATAGCTTGTGCTGCTTGTATTTCCGCTGCAGTTATTTTTTTAGTTAACATTGCGTCAAAAGCATTTAAGGTAGCTTCATTGCTAGTTCTTTTAGCAGTACGTGACACTTCAAGTAAAATAAAATCTCGAAGTGATGAATCGATATCATTCCATGGTTTACCATCAGTTATTGTTTCTATATGGTCAGCGAGTGATACTCGTGAGTTGTTGTTTACAGCTGAAGTAATTTTATCTGCATAGTATTCTGAAACAGCTGTAGTTAAAGAGTCTTGTGTAATTCTGACGTCACCAGATTTTATAAGATCATCGAATTGATTTTCTAGTGGCTGCGTAGGATCAATTTTTGACATGTCGATTACTTCAAATCGAATATTTGTTCCGTCAGCTTTTGCAGACGTAGCAAGAACTTCGGTTGGTTTTAAAGATCGTTTCATTTCTGCTGTTATTGCGTCAATTTCATTTTGAAAATTAGCTTTTGCTGTTGAAATAGCTTGAGCATCAGCGTTGGTATCTACTGGATACTCGCTAATTTTTGCGACACGATCATTGAATTTAGTTCTTTGAATATCCATCCACGCATTAAATGCTTCTTGTTTATCTTTTGCGCTTAATTTTTTTAAATGTTCTGCAAGTTTTTTATCTTGAGACCTGTCAGTAGGATTTTCCGCTTTGTCTTGAAGTATAGATTTAGCACGGTATTTAGACCACCATGAATTAAGGTTGTCAACAGCTTTGCTTACAGCTTTACCAAAACCGTCTCTTAAATTTTTAGCGCCATCTGTAAACGTTTGAAACATACTTTTTGTTACAGTTGGGGCTACTGTTTCTGTTGGAATTGAAGCTTTTTCTATTCCTGAAGTTTCCCCTCTTGCAAGTCTTTCTCTTGAAAAGTGATCATCAGCTGAAAGTGGGACGCTTTCTCCAAAGCGTGGAAGTGCGACGCCATCAGCTGGAAGTGAAGCTTGAGGTACGGATTCTCTTGCTTTTTGCGCTGCTTCTTGAGCTGTTTGTTTAGTGAGTTCTATTGCTTTTTCTATTCTACTAATTTCTGCTTCTGTTCGAGCTAGTTTTGCGTCACGTGTTTTTTGTGTTAAATCTCTTTCTACTTTTACGGCCTGAATGTCTTCTTCTAATTTAGCTAGTTTTCTATCTCTAGCTTCTTGTATTGATTTTCTTTCAGCGTCAGCATTTTTTTGTTGTGCTTTTTCTAATTCATTTTGTCTAGCTATTCTTGCAGCTCTAGCTTGTTTTGTTTGTTCTTCTTCTTGAGCTTTTTTATCTCTTGCTTCTTGATCGGCTGTTTTTTGCATTTCTTTGTCGCCTTCATTAGAAGATAAATCTGATGTTCTTCTTGATCTTGGTGCTGGTTCACCATCCATTGCAAACATCGGCAGTGTTGCAAAAAGGGCACACAGCATGGTAA
This DNA window, taken from Candidatus Babeliales bacterium, encodes the following:
- a CDS encoding DnaJ domain-containing protein, which codes for MNKNTKNNRSLPMLAFTLLCALFATLPVRTEIHEQDSFSQFQESDNARRKATTEAIEAQKREALQQETARINLEEARKREAIEQESQKQKALQQAVLDREAQKREALSRDRVHFGTKIDLSKSTTPTSDTGPTQVKATSSKRLGQKVLDWLTTWGDKANIKLILKNKSENPEDLSQDEELARRLKKLSTKEKQEVFNEYLNVQEKNLRKSIQEIRNNPSSSIDNPTADADKAIAARIKNFKKEIETITEELQRSLKPTDVIVTFTDAKKWNTHFDIIDMEKFNPQNDLTKQYQDHVKSDPVKISEDSFAQAIAKYYINDFGIELSADSKAKDIIASNFFHFDKSLIPAIESELDLQINNLKNTVPEKDFVTEQLKTAQQTLIPEEPEAASQVVSTVASATQKLEGLVSQVDKPLSPQSLGQLITKVDDQVQKSNTEIFAPRIQELKQQYNDSLTILGLDAAATPRAIKIAYNQAALAYHPDTTIFKGSDKFIQITQAYEFLTKDYPQEISAITKALKHQEKLLLTFDQKASIARPLSNDHEQNTDSDQEQKTDLEEKSITTEERITAEELRKLDMEKRFEKQSQESAKQAQENAKVHSEKLLMNFQINAKKIKEAILEPSLANIPDIIDTGWLSTRHATRLISGTTAQQEIQSEIINPYLEAINNLYNPEIIKEMNPDDQEALKLSYEKSMNAYKDAILTYFKDYEAKNSSDPKLKARIKEISKKLDLIEKPD